The proteins below are encoded in one region of Lactuca sativa cultivar Salinas chromosome 3, Lsat_Salinas_v11, whole genome shotgun sequence:
- the LOC111914456 gene encoding uncharacterized protein LOC111914456 has translation MLKRLPTGVELYARLHTKRSTQEYITPKAAKVKEAYESAMVAKFGDDTSCHPLLDNETWCDVSGGVKKGRIYGFGSVSDPASFLEGTSSTITSQEVVYERVRNEMHGEMDAKAAEMEAKHQQMREEMDAKATTIDAKQQQIDAKYEAMEKMYAALQNMMGN, from the exons ATGCTTAAACGCCTTCCTACAGGAGTTGAACTTTATGCAAGGTTGCACACTAAACGGTCTACTCAAGAGTACATTACACCAAAGGCAGCTAAAGTTAAG GAGGCTTATGAAAGTGCTATGGTGGCTAAGTTTGGTGATGATACTAGTTGCCACCCCCTCTTGGATAATGAAACATGGTGTGATGTTTCCGGAGGAGTCAAGAAAGGAAGAATATATGGATTCGGATCTGTGTCTGATCCAGCGAGCTTTTTGGAAGGAACATCTAGTACAATAACATCCCAAGAG GTTGTCTATGAACGTGTACGAAACGAGATGCATGGCGAAATGGATGCTAAAGCTGCAGAAATGGAAGCTAAACATCAACAAATGCGTGAGGAAATGGATGCCAAAGCTACAACAATAGATGCCAAACAACAACAAATTGATGCAAAATATGAAGCAATGGAGAAGATGTATGCAGCCTTGCAAAATATGATGGGAAATTGA